A part of Acipenser ruthenus chromosome 50, fAciRut3.2 maternal haplotype, whole genome shotgun sequence genomic DNA contains:
- the LOC117962606 gene encoding anoctamin-7-like isoform X1, whose amino-acid sequence MPAKWDHRTRVGAAIDQQLSEAPRIAPQPFTRRLNTITHAVPDFVLVWEESLEEQEPKDTLIPREEQKDKKALCKEKWRKTFLFNLCRAGLRTEEEVTTSAKEKIHYFKISAPFEVLGFYAEELRMLCPLKVCSRVYEPTTLKLLRKLGLPNPFYENVPNQPPNFYMCPFSRARFKRFHGSKNPETFFTATQRQRIVYEVLRRTPYGKGRSDQIGINKLLNRLVFSAAYPLHDCPDILPDLTVPPEQLNSRQILGHYWANWWKWYKYQPVEHIRHYFGERVTFYFVWLGFYTSWLVPASLVGILVFIYGALNVSSDIPVAELCESGDTFKMCPLCDNCEIWSLSIACKLTKLSYLSDHPGTVLYSVFISFWAVLFLEAWKRKSKSLSYHWNSTSMGYEEEPVLPEYAALAPRTGLHEPYLPLKTRFPRIFTAYSVVAMMLTVVLIYLVAIIIYRSIVTVVLFRSEITVLKTQAAMIAGTSGAVVQLILIVIMERVYTGLAVQLTHWETPRTQSQYEDSFSFKVFVFQVVNLYSSSVYVAFFKGRFIGYPGHYGHLMQVRNEECGPGGCLVELTQQLIVIMIGRQILSNITELAVPKLRSYLLRRRTGLTDHSLEQPWEQDFKRDGFDGLLPEYLEMVLQFGFITIFVAAFPLAPLFALINNWMEIRLDARKLLLDVRRPVAEKAHNIGVWFSILEVLAKLSVISNAVLITFSSEFLPRMLYKISHDGDLRGYVNFSLAYAPLDYTDTHNSTACRYRAFLSASGDSTLFSWRLLAMRLGFMVMFEHVVLTVQCLIDWLVPDVPLSVEMRLKQEQHISRNLQGEEPWIPTQKRDDRGVSSSSETEV is encoded by the exons ATGCCTGCAAAATGGGACCACCGCACACGCGTGGGAGCTGCTATCGATCAGCAATTATCAGAAGCGCCTAGGATTGCACCGCAGCCTTTCACAAGAAGGCTGAACACCATTACTCATGCAGttccag ATTTTGTGCTGGTATGGGAGGAGAGCTTGGAGGAACAAGAGCCCAAGGATACCCTGATCCCCAGAGAAGAGCAAAAAGATAAGAAGGCTCTGTGCAAGGAGAAGTGGAGAAAGACATTCCTGTTTAATCTCTGCAGGGCTGGCTTGAGGACGGAGGAG GAAGTCACTACGAGTGCAAAGGAGAAGATCCATTACTTTAAAATCAGCGCTCCCTTTGAGGTTCTGGGTTTCTACGCTGAAGAGCTCCGAATGTTGTGCCCTCTTAAg GTTTGTTCTCGCGTCTACGAGCCCACCACTCTGAAACTGTTGAGGAAGCTCGGGCTCCCGAACCCCTTCTACGAGAACGTGCCCAACCAGCCCCCAAACTTCTACATGTGCCCCTTCAGCCGGGCCAGGTTCAAGAG GTTTCACGGCAGTAAAAATCCAGAGACTTTCTTCACCGCCACACAGAGGCAGAGAATA gtgTACGAGGTGTTAAGAAGAACTCCCTATGGGAAAGGGAGGAGTGACCAGATTGGAATAAACAAATTGCTGAACAGATTGGTGTTCTCAGCTGCCTATCCTCTTCATGAT TGTCCCGACATCCTGCCCGATCTCACTGTCCCACCAGAGCAGCTGAACAGCAGGCAGATCCTGGGCCACTACTGGGCAAACTGGTGGAAGTGGTACAAGTACCAGCCTGTGGAGCACATCCGACACTACTTCGGAGAGAGGGTGACTTTCTACTTTGTGTGGCTAG GTTTTTACACCTCCTGGCTGGTACCTGCTTCCCTGGTGGGGATCCTGGTCTTCATATACGGAGCACTTAACGTCTCCAGTGACATCCCAGT GGCTGAGCTGTGTGAGAGCGGGGACACCTTTAAGATGTGCCCCCTTTGTGACAACTGCGAGATCTGGAGCCTGTCCATTGCTTGTAAACTGACTAAG TTGAGCTACTTGTCTGACCACCCGGGCACCGTGCTGTACAGCGTCTTCATCTCCTTCTGGGCAGTGCTGTTCCTGGAGGCCTGGAAGAGGAAGAGCAAGTCCTTGAGTTACCACTGGAACAGCACCAGCATGGGCTACGAGGAG GAGCCTGTGCTCCCCGAATATGCAGCACTGGCGCCCCGGACCGGCCTGCACGAACCCTACCTCCCCCTCAAGACTCGATTCCCGCGCATCTTCACAGCCTATTCCGTCGTCGCAATGATG ctGACTGTGGTCCTCATCTATCTCGTGGCCATCATCATATATCGCAGCATTGTCACCGTTGTTCTGTTCCGGTCTGAAATCACAGTGCTGAAAACACAG GCCGCTATGATCGCTGGAACGAGCGGAGCTGTGGTGCAACTAATCCTGATTGTAATTATGGAGCGGGTCTACACAGGGCTGGCAGTGCAGCTCACACACTGGG AGACCCCCCGCACCCAGTCCCAGTATGAAGACTCCTTCTCTTTCAAAGTCTTCGTGTTTCAGGTGGTGAACCTCTACTCCTCTTCCGTCTACGTGGCTTTCTTCAAAGGCAG GTTTATAGGCTACCCTGGGCATTACGGACACCTCATGCAGGTCCGAAACGAAGAG tgcgGCCCAGGGGGGTGTCTGGTGGAACTGACCCAGCAGCTGATAGTCATCATGATCGGGAGACAGATTCTGAGTAACATCACGGAGCTGGCTGTCCC GAAGCTCCGATCCTACCTGCTGAGACGGAGGACCGGGCTGACTGACCACAGCCTGGAGCAGCCCTGGGAGCAGGACTTCAAGCGGGACGGGTTTGATGGGCTGCTCCCGGAGTACCTGGAGATGG TGCTGCAGTTCGGCTTCATCACGATCTTCGTGGCAGCCTTTCCGCTCGCCCCTCTCTTCGCTCTGATCAATAACTGGATGGAGATCCGGCTGGACGCGCGCAAGCTGCTGCTGGACGTGCGGAGGCCCGTCGCGGAGAAGGCTCACAACATCGGAGTGTGGTTCAGCATCCTGGAGGTGCTGGCCAAGCTGTCTGTCATCAGCAAC GCAGTCCTGATAACGTTCAGCTCCGAGTTCCTCCCGCGCATGCTCTACAAGATCAGCCACGACGGGGACCTGAGAGGCTACGTCAACTTCTCGCTGGCATACGCTCCCCTGGACTACACCGACACCCACAACAGCACCGCGTGCAG GTACCGGGCGTTCCTCAGCGCCTCTGGGGACTCTACGCTGTTCTCCTGGAGGCTGCTGGCCATGCGTCTGGGTTTCATGGTCATGTTTGAG cACGTGGTCCTGACGGTTCAGTGTCTGATTGACTGGCTGGTGCCGGACGTCCCGCTGTCTGTAGAGATGCGCTTGAAGCAGGAGCAGCACATCAGCAGGAACCTGCAGGGGGAGGAGCCCTGGATACCCACACAG AAGCGGGACGACAGGGGTGTCTCGTCGAGCTCCGAGACGGAAGTGTAG
- the LOC117962606 gene encoding anoctamin-7-like isoform X2, producing MPAKWDHRTRVGAAIDQQLSEAPRIAPQPFTRRLNTITHAVPDFVLVWEESLEEQEPKDTLIPREEQKDKKALCKEKWRKTFLFNLCRAGLRTEEEVTTSAKEKIHYFKISAPFEVLGFYAEELRMLCPLKVCSRVYEPTTLKLLRKLGLPNPFYENVPNQPPNFYMCPFSRARFKRFHGSKNPETFFTATQRQRIVYEVLRRTPYGKGRSDQIGINKLLNRLVFSAAYPLHDCPDILPDLTVPPEQLNSRQILGHYWANWWKWYKYQPVEHIRHYFGERVTFYFVWLGFYTSWLVPASLVGILVFIYGALNVSSDIPVAELCESGDTFKMCPLCDNCEIWSLSIACKLTKEPVLPEYAALAPRTGLHEPYLPLKTRFPRIFTAYSVVAMMLTVVLIYLVAIIIYRSIVTVVLFRSEITVLKTQAAMIAGTSGAVVQLILIVIMERVYTGLAVQLTHWETPRTQSQYEDSFSFKVFVFQVVNLYSSSVYVAFFKGRFIGYPGHYGHLMQVRNEECGPGGCLVELTQQLIVIMIGRQILSNITELAVPKLRSYLLRRRTGLTDHSLEQPWEQDFKRDGFDGLLPEYLEMVLQFGFITIFVAAFPLAPLFALINNWMEIRLDARKLLLDVRRPVAEKAHNIGVWFSILEVLAKLSVISNAVLITFSSEFLPRMLYKISHDGDLRGYVNFSLAYAPLDYTDTHNSTACRYRAFLSASGDSTLFSWRLLAMRLGFMVMFEHVVLTVQCLIDWLVPDVPLSVEMRLKQEQHISRNLQGEEPWIPTQKRDDRGVSSSSETEV from the exons ATGCCTGCAAAATGGGACCACCGCACACGCGTGGGAGCTGCTATCGATCAGCAATTATCAGAAGCGCCTAGGATTGCACCGCAGCCTTTCACAAGAAGGCTGAACACCATTACTCATGCAGttccag ATTTTGTGCTGGTATGGGAGGAGAGCTTGGAGGAACAAGAGCCCAAGGATACCCTGATCCCCAGAGAAGAGCAAAAAGATAAGAAGGCTCTGTGCAAGGAGAAGTGGAGAAAGACATTCCTGTTTAATCTCTGCAGGGCTGGCTTGAGGACGGAGGAG GAAGTCACTACGAGTGCAAAGGAGAAGATCCATTACTTTAAAATCAGCGCTCCCTTTGAGGTTCTGGGTTTCTACGCTGAAGAGCTCCGAATGTTGTGCCCTCTTAAg GTTTGTTCTCGCGTCTACGAGCCCACCACTCTGAAACTGTTGAGGAAGCTCGGGCTCCCGAACCCCTTCTACGAGAACGTGCCCAACCAGCCCCCAAACTTCTACATGTGCCCCTTCAGCCGGGCCAGGTTCAAGAG GTTTCACGGCAGTAAAAATCCAGAGACTTTCTTCACCGCCACACAGAGGCAGAGAATA gtgTACGAGGTGTTAAGAAGAACTCCCTATGGGAAAGGGAGGAGTGACCAGATTGGAATAAACAAATTGCTGAACAGATTGGTGTTCTCAGCTGCCTATCCTCTTCATGAT TGTCCCGACATCCTGCCCGATCTCACTGTCCCACCAGAGCAGCTGAACAGCAGGCAGATCCTGGGCCACTACTGGGCAAACTGGTGGAAGTGGTACAAGTACCAGCCTGTGGAGCACATCCGACACTACTTCGGAGAGAGGGTGACTTTCTACTTTGTGTGGCTAG GTTTTTACACCTCCTGGCTGGTACCTGCTTCCCTGGTGGGGATCCTGGTCTTCATATACGGAGCACTTAACGTCTCCAGTGACATCCCAGT GGCTGAGCTGTGTGAGAGCGGGGACACCTTTAAGATGTGCCCCCTTTGTGACAACTGCGAGATCTGGAGCCTGTCCATTGCTTGTAAACTGACTAAG GAGCCTGTGCTCCCCGAATATGCAGCACTGGCGCCCCGGACCGGCCTGCACGAACCCTACCTCCCCCTCAAGACTCGATTCCCGCGCATCTTCACAGCCTATTCCGTCGTCGCAATGATG ctGACTGTGGTCCTCATCTATCTCGTGGCCATCATCATATATCGCAGCATTGTCACCGTTGTTCTGTTCCGGTCTGAAATCACAGTGCTGAAAACACAG GCCGCTATGATCGCTGGAACGAGCGGAGCTGTGGTGCAACTAATCCTGATTGTAATTATGGAGCGGGTCTACACAGGGCTGGCAGTGCAGCTCACACACTGGG AGACCCCCCGCACCCAGTCCCAGTATGAAGACTCCTTCTCTTTCAAAGTCTTCGTGTTTCAGGTGGTGAACCTCTACTCCTCTTCCGTCTACGTGGCTTTCTTCAAAGGCAG GTTTATAGGCTACCCTGGGCATTACGGACACCTCATGCAGGTCCGAAACGAAGAG tgcgGCCCAGGGGGGTGTCTGGTGGAACTGACCCAGCAGCTGATAGTCATCATGATCGGGAGACAGATTCTGAGTAACATCACGGAGCTGGCTGTCCC GAAGCTCCGATCCTACCTGCTGAGACGGAGGACCGGGCTGACTGACCACAGCCTGGAGCAGCCCTGGGAGCAGGACTTCAAGCGGGACGGGTTTGATGGGCTGCTCCCGGAGTACCTGGAGATGG TGCTGCAGTTCGGCTTCATCACGATCTTCGTGGCAGCCTTTCCGCTCGCCCCTCTCTTCGCTCTGATCAATAACTGGATGGAGATCCGGCTGGACGCGCGCAAGCTGCTGCTGGACGTGCGGAGGCCCGTCGCGGAGAAGGCTCACAACATCGGAGTGTGGTTCAGCATCCTGGAGGTGCTGGCCAAGCTGTCTGTCATCAGCAAC GCAGTCCTGATAACGTTCAGCTCCGAGTTCCTCCCGCGCATGCTCTACAAGATCAGCCACGACGGGGACCTGAGAGGCTACGTCAACTTCTCGCTGGCATACGCTCCCCTGGACTACACCGACACCCACAACAGCACCGCGTGCAG GTACCGGGCGTTCCTCAGCGCCTCTGGGGACTCTACGCTGTTCTCCTGGAGGCTGCTGGCCATGCGTCTGGGTTTCATGGTCATGTTTGAG cACGTGGTCCTGACGGTTCAGTGTCTGATTGACTGGCTGGTGCCGGACGTCCCGCTGTCTGTAGAGATGCGCTTGAAGCAGGAGCAGCACATCAGCAGGAACCTGCAGGGGGAGGAGCCCTGGATACCCACACAG AAGCGGGACGACAGGGGTGTCTCGTCGAGCTCCGAGACGGAAGTGTAG